The proteins below are encoded in one region of Drosophila santomea strain STO CAGO 1482 chromosome 3R, Prin_Dsan_1.1, whole genome shotgun sequence:
- the LOC120452081 gene encoding molybdopterin synthase sulfur carrier subunit: MNADGPVVNVHVLFFAKSRELANTPRSKVDLPTEITASDLLELLVSKFGLTPIRDNLILAHNESYIDNLSERILFKEGDELAIIPPLSGG; the protein is encoded by the coding sequence ATGAATGCGGATGGACCTGTTGTCAACGTGCACGTGTTGTTTTTTGCTAAATCCCGTGAATTAGCGAACACTCCCCGATCGAAAGTGGATCTGCCCACTGAAATTACTGCCTCCGATTTGCTGGAGCTACTGGTGTCCAAATTTGGCCTGACCCCCATTCGGGATAACTTGATTTTGGCCCACAACGAGTCGTATATTGATAACCTGAGTGAAAGAATTCTGTTTAAGGAAGGAGACGAACTCGCCATCATACCGCCACTAAGTGGAGGCTAA
- the LOC120453328 gene encoding uncharacterized protein LOC120453328: MEPNHYYCRSAMQQNPSTSIPQHAANKLNYGMNAGQDYVTCSSGQPQTGYSSKDLVPRSGNGKTLGGNGNMGSPYGGSVCSNSSGQCSKNTANAGNYINIMTVPLGTLQYNRKKLSTQDYESHLYYNTADVKCRDDYYIANNAAAAIPQHQAHQPQQQHLHQQPHQHQHQQHQQQQHQLHQHQQHQQHQQHQQHLHQQQQQANFLHIQQSLQHNHQLSHPEPIHQLPQLQGPVADPPDAFDNCAIFPSAGGNGTGSGRVAATQTHQNPSGVVTCDQQVPVSLGSVNMPVPPIMYTVHRVVTTAQIQTAVGSTFASSASVSSVVSTGQNDGDCLSPAQVSSAMAASGNAPCLGGLPDMGANMMSNASALCPLSDLRSPSGVLTNSSFMPQHHKCNNGNDAQSNPAIQKRLMATSSTSNFATAGKAASNLTRALQNVIPTCVYLMSRVAVHMEIEGTAQCPSQVMLAAALGCEELGISNKLLAQSVFGLWMTSALLEMQLKAHHCPYIVRVAWPNLLQKFSNSSPSDRKFDEPMIVLKRNVFFSKRDEEKIKDHRILELLYEEARNNVLTGRYIMEPVHSLMLGGIQARIELGPYNSHTHTIGFFRENQARFLPPHVAKSSTWLWLPISQKNSAEVKLLEQFKRVPQTATTRKLMRKYLEFCWALPFYGAAYFHGQIEQPVRGIMALVNQKDMEVLVAVNERGVFVIDPYECTLLLGLRYEDLSWDYAKPSASDDPECLTCIFLQFDAVENGIQVSKLMQIFSKQAAMIDALISHFTDQIRNKKQEGATQEPFHDEPNPIQNNGNGVLCNKLSRLTLATFDEEGGRCIGQMGSLSISY; encoded by the exons ATGGAGCCAAATCATTATTACTGCCGGAGCGCCATGCAGCAGAATCCCTCGACTTCCATTCCCCAGCATGCGGCGAACAAACTCAACTATGGGATGAACGCTGGCCAGGATTATGTGACATGTAGCTCCGGCCAACCGCAAACGGGCTACAGCTCCAAGGATTTGGTGCCGCGCAGTGGGAACGGCAAAACGCTGGGCGGGAATGGCAACATGGGTAGTCCGTATGGAGGATCTGTGTGCAGCAACAGTAGTGGGCAATGCAGCAAGAATACTGCCAACGCTGGGAACTATATCAACATAATGACTGTTCCACTGGGAACACTGCAGTATAATCGAAAGAAGCTATCTACTCAAGACTACGA ATCGCATTTATATTACAACACTGCGGATGTGAAGTGTCGCGATGATTACTATATAGCCAACAATGCCGCAGCAGCAATACCGCAGCACCAAGCTCATCaaccgcaacagcagcacctgcaccagcagccgcatcagcaccaacatcaacagcatcagcagcagcagcatcagctgcaccagcaccagcaacaccaacagcaccagcagcatcagcaacatctgcaccagcagcagcaacaggccAACTTTCTCCACATCCAGCAGTCGCTGCAGCACAACCACCAACTGAGCCACCCAGAACCAATCCATCAGTTGCCCCAATTACAGGGTCCGGTGGCCGATCCACCAGATGCCTTCGACAACTGTGCGATCTTCCCGAGCGCCGGCGGCAACGGCACCGGAAGTGGACGCGTGGCAGCCACTCAAACCCATCAGAACCCATCCGGTGTGGTCACGTGCGACCAGCAGGTGCCCGTGTCCCTGGGCTCGGTGAATATGCCAGTGCCCCCCATCATGTACACCGTGCACCGTGTGGTGACCACAGCCCAGATCCAAACGGCGGTGGGCAGCACCTTCGCCTCATCGGCCAGTGTGTCCAGTGTGGTCAGCACGGGTCAGAATGATGGCGATTGCCTGTCGCCGGCACAGGTGTCCTCCGCCATGGCCGCCTCTGGCAATGCTCCCTGTTTGGGTGGACTACCCGACATGGGCGCCAACATGATGAGCAATGCAAGTGCACTTTGTCCCCTTTCCGACCTGAGGAGCCCATCCG GAGTGCTCACCAATAGCTCATTCATGCCACAACATCACAAGTGCAACAATGGCAACGATGCCCAATCCAATCCCGCAATCCAAAAACGTCTCATGGCAACCAGCTCAACTTCGAATTTCGCGACTGCCGGCAAAGCTGCTTCCAATCTAACCCGTGCTCTCCAAAAT GTAATACCCACATGCGTTTATCTTATGTCCCGGGTGGCGGTGCACATGGAGATCGAGGGCACCGCCCAGTGTCCATCGCAAGTGATGCTGGCAGCTGCCTTGGGCTGCGAGGAGCTGGGCATCTCCAACAAGCTGCTGGCACAGAGCGTGTTCGGATTGTGGATGACAAGTGCTTTACTGGAGATGCAGCTGAAGGCCCACCACTGCCCCTATATAGTGCGAGTTGCGTGGCCCAATCTGCTCCAGAAGTTCAGCAACAGCAGTCCCAGTGATCGCAAGTTCGATGAGCCCATGATCGTTTTGAAGCGCAACGTCTTCTTCTCCAAGCGAGATGAGGAGAAGATAAA GGATCATCGGATCTTGGAGCTGCTCTATGAGGAGGCCAGGAACAATGTGCTGACAGGCAGATATATCATGGAACCCGTGCATTCGCTCATGTTGGGTGGCATTCAGGCGCGCATCGAACTGGGTCCCTACAACTCCCACACCCATACAATAGGATTCTTCAG GGAGAACCAAGCCAGGTTTCTGCCCCCTCACGTGGCCAAGAGCTCCACTTGGCTGTGGTTACCGATTAGCCAGAAGAATTCCGCGGAGGTGAAGCTTCTGGAGCAGTTCAAGCGGGTGCCCCAGACTGCCACCACCCGAAAGTTGATGAGGAAATACCTGGAATTCTGCTGGGCACTGCCCTTCTATGG TGCCGCCTACTTTCATGGTCAAATTGAGCAACCTGTTCGGGGCATCATGGCACTGGTCAACCAGAAGGACATGGAGGTTTTGGTCGCCGTCAATGAGAGAGGTGTTTTCGTAATAGATCCGTACGAATGC ACCCTCTTGCTGGGATTGCGATACGAGGATTTGTCCTGGGATTACGCAAAGCCAAGTGCAAGTGATGATCCCGAATGCCTCACTTGTATCTTCCTGCAG TTCGATGCTGTCGAGAACGGAATACAAGTGTCCAAGCtgatgcaaatattttcaaagcaAGCTGCCATGATAGACGCACTTATATCACATTTTACGGATCAGATCAGAAACAAAAAGCAGGAGGGTGCCACCCAAGAACCTTTTCACGATG AGCCAAATCCTATTCAAAATAATGGAAACGGAGTCTTGTGCAATAAGCTGTCTCGATTAACTTTGGCCACCTTCGATGAGGAGGGGGGTCGTTGCATTGGGCAAATGGGATCATTATCAATAAGCTATTAA
- the LOC120452079 gene encoding molybdopterin synthase catalytic subunit codes for MDHVKLVNDPIDIAHIHQLLADEGCGASSVFVGTTRDNFQGKKVVSLAYEAYDSMALKEMNKICSDLRSKWADLKHIVIYHRLGTVPVCEASVVIAASSPHRSEALESVSFAIDQLKTRVPIWKKEIYEGDHDSEWKENKESIRPKKSQSAFNYAACPCKVEESHDVPRTLVQIRVNDAELTKRLECFVNRKRDEINSQNVIDFKSSFVNSDKDLSDSCARTQSTIIKQEQSNCHLKVRRVNNRCGPQQMEMRPNYELELNKLMGSRDGQTDPSKEMRKSLPNPRLQAIESYMCLTTDNEENIFSRIKKVENRLLQLESISPEYRHFTKLEPSSMEPPPPKKIRKKSYSVQELNAFIQKIKDGSEFT; via the exons ATGGATCACGTGAAATTGGTAAACGACCCCATTGACATCGCCCATATCCACCAGTTGCTGGCCGATGAAGGCTGTGGAGCCTCATCGGTATTTGTGGGCACTACGCGCGATAATTTTCAGGGAAAAAAG GTGGTGTCATTGGCATACGAGGCCTACGATAGCATGGCACTCAaggaaatgaataaaatatgcTCAGATCTCCGATCTAAGTGGGCCGATCTAAAGCACATAGTCATCTATCACCGATTGGGAACAGTGCCCGTCTGCGAAGCCAGTGTAGTTATAGCCGCCTCGTCACCACACCGATCAGAGGCCTTAGAATCAGTATCTTTTGCAATAGACCAGCTAAAAACTCGGGTTCCCATTtggaaaaaggaaatttaCGAGGGCGATCACGACAGCGAATGGAAGGAGAACAAGGAGTCCATCAGACCCA AGAAATCGCAAAGTGCCTTCAATTATGCAGCTTGTCCCTGCAAAGTGGAGGAGTCACATGACGTCCCACGAACTCTGGTGCAAATTAGAGTTAATGACGCTGAGTTAACCAAGCGTTTAGAATGTTTTGTCAACAGAAAACGCGACGAAATCAACTCACAAAATGTAATTGACTTCAAATCGTCTTTTGTTAATTCAGACAAAGACTTGAGCGATTCCTGCGCTCGAACGCAGAGCACAATTATCAAGCAGGAGCAGTCAAATTGCCATTTAAAAG TTCGACGAGTAAACAATCGCTGCGGACCTcagcaaatggaaatgcgacCCAACTACGAACTCGAACTGAATAAACTAATGGGATCGCGTGACGGCCAAACGGATCCAAGCAAAGAAATGAGGAAATCGCTACCCAATCCACGACTGCAGGCAATTGAATCGTACATGTGCCTAACCACCGATAACGAGGAAAACATTTTCAGTAGAATCAAAAAGGTGGAAAATAGACTTCTGCAACTGGAGTCCATTTCACCCGAGTACAGACACTTC ACTAAACTGGAACCGTCTTCTATGGAACCCCCGCCGCCGAAAAAGATCAGAAAGAAATCGTATTCGGTCCAAGAGTTAAATGCGTTCATTCAAAAGATTAAGGATGGCAGCGAATTTACCTAG
- the LOC120452463 gene encoding nuclear export mediator factor NEMF homolog: MKTRFNTFDIICGVAELQKLVGWRVNQIYDVDNKTYLFRMQGTGAVEKVTLLIESGTRFHTTRFEWPKNMAPSGFSMKLRKHLKNKRLEKIQQLGSDRIVDLQFGTGDAAYHVILELYDRGNVILTDYELTTLYILRPHTEGENLRFAMREKYPVERAKQPTKELEPEALVKLLENARNGDYLRQILTPNLDCGPAVIEHVLLSHGLDNHVIKKEATEETPEAEDKPEKGGKKQRKKQQNTKLKQKPFDMVKDLPILQQAVKDAQELIAEGSSGKSKGYIIQVKEEKPTENGKVEFFFRNIEFHPYLFTQFKNFETVTFESFMEAVDEFYSTQESQKIDMKTLQQEREALKKLSNVKNDHAKRLEELTKVQDVDRKKAELITSNQSLVDNAIRAVQSAIASQLSWPDIHELVKEAQANGDAVASSIKQLKLETNHISLMLSDPYDNDEDDDDDLKAPELTVVDVDLALSAWANARRYYDMKRSAAQKEKKTVDASQKALKSAERKTQQTLKEVRTISNIVKARKVFWFEKFYWFISSENYLVIGGRDAQQNELIVKRYMRPKDIYVHAEIQGASSVIIQNPTGEEIPPKTLLEAGSMAISYSVAWDAKVVTNSYWVTSDQVSKTAPTGEYLATGSFMIRGKKNFLPSCHLTMGLSLLFKLEDSFIERHLGERKVRSLDDEQIDQNVKETEVEHDLLSDNEDADTNPNANLSEQSSNTEITAFPNTEVKIEHDTGRIIVRSDSLNPDLEATKENEVVLDKILKKTDDEETTIILAGPSRKKQVSAKKTKEDKARAKQEAAKQEVAPVSTEPKNPSQVKRGQKGKLKKMKQKYKDQDDEEREIRMMILKSSGKEKPLANADKAVEKSESTKEYVKSEKSAAPKNPVELDDGDEVPVGGDVDVLNSLTGQPHEGDELLFAIPVVAPYQALQNYKFKVKLTPGTGKRGKAAKLALNIFAKEKGCSAREKDLLKSIKEESLARNIPGKVKLSAPQLQKYHK, translated from the exons ATGAAGACACGTTTCAATACCTTCGATATAATCTGCGGAGTGGCGGAACTgcaaaa GCTGGTCGGCTGGAGAGTGAATCAGATCTATGACGTGGATAACAAGACGTACCTCTTCCGGATGCAGGGGACCGGCGCTGTGGAGAAGGTCACTCTGCTGATAGAATCTGGCACTAGATTCCATACCACTAGGTTCGAATGGCCCAAAAACATGGCCCCGTCTGGTTTCAGCATGAAGCTGAGGAAGCACTTGAAGAACAAGCGCCTGGAAAAGATTCAACAGCTGGGCAGCGACCGTATTGTTGACCTCCAGTTCGGTACCGGCGATGCCGCCTACCATGTTATTTTGGAGCTTTACGATCGCGGTAATGTGATCCTCACCGACTACGAGTTGACCACGTTATACATACTGCGTCCGCATACGGAGGGCGAGAATCTGCGCTTCGCTATGCGCGAAAAATATCCCGTAGAACGGGCCAAACAGCCTACGAAGGAACTGGAACCGGAGGCACTAGTTAAACTGTTGGAAAATGCTAGGAATGGCGATTATTTGCGTCAGATTCTAACACCCAACTTGGACTGCGGTCCGGCAGTTATAGAGCATGTCCTCCTCTCGCACGGCTTGGACAATCACGTAATCAAAAAGGAAGCAACGGAAGAAACGCCGGAGGCGGAGGACAAGCCGGAGAAAGGCGGTAAGAAGCAACGTAAGAAGCAACAGAATacgaaactgaaacagaagCCATTTGATATGGTTAAAGATCTGCCAATTCTTCAGCAGGCAGTTAAG GATGCTCAAGAGCTCATAGCAGAGGGAAGTAGTGGAAAAAGTAAAGGCTACATCATTCAAGTGAAAGAGGAAAAGCCGACAGAGAATGGAAAAGTGGAGTTTTTCTTTAGAAACATCGAATTTCATCCCTACCTCTTCACCCAGTTCAAGAACTTTGAAACGGTCACATTTGAGTCCTTTATGGAAGCTGTTGATGAATTTTACTCAACGCAAGAGTCACAAAAGATTGACATGAAGACGCTGCAACAAGAGCGTGAGGCACTAAAAAAGCTGTCTAATGTCAAGAATGATCACGCAAAGCGTCTTGAGGAGTTGACAAAAGTTCAGGATGTGGACAGAAAGAAAGCTGAGCTTATTACGTCCAATCAAAGTCTGGTGGATAATGCGATTCGGGCTGTTCAGTCAGCTATCGCCAGTCAATTATCCTGGCCGGATATTCATGAGCTTGTGAAGGAGGCGCAAGCTAATGGCGATGCTGTAGCTAGTTCCATAAAGCAGCTCAAACTGGAGACTAATCATATTTCCCTTATGCTCAGTGACCCTTATGACAATGATGaagatgacgatgacgatcTTAAGGCTCCAGAGCTTACTGTTGTCGATGTCGATTTGGCTCTGTCTGCTTGGGCCAATGCGCGGCGGTATTACGACATGAAGCGTTCGGCTGCtcaaaaggaaaagaaaactGTGGACGCTTCCCAAAAAGCTCTCAAGTCAGCGGAGCGCAAGACTCAGCAGACACTAAAGGAAGTAAGGACTATATCCAATATAGTAAAGGCACGGAAAGTTTTCTGGTTTGAAAAGTTTTACTGGTTCATCAGCTCTGAAAATTATTTGGTTATTGGAGGAAGAGATGCGCAGCAGAACGAGCTTATTGTAAAGAG ATATATGCGTCCAAAAGACATTTATGTCCACGCTGAGATTCAGGGCGCCTCGAGTGTTATAATTCAAAATCCCACAGGAGAAGAAATACCTCCCAAAACGTTGTTGGAGGCTGGATCCATGGCTATTTCATACAGTGTTGCTTGGGATGCCAAAGTGGTGACCAACTCGTACTGGGTAACAAGCGATCAGGTCAGCAAAACTGCACCAACTGGAGAGTACTTGGCCACGGGAAGCTTTATGATTAGAGGAAAGAAGAACTTCCTACCCTCCTGCCACCTGACCATGGGTCTAAGTCTACTTTTCAAGTTGGAGGACAGTTTTATTGAGCGCCATTTGGGAGAGCGTAAAGTTAGAAGCCTGGATGATGAACAAATAGATCAAAATGTTAAAGAAACCGAAGTTGAACATGACCTTTTGTCAGATAATGAAGATGCTGATACCAATCCTAATGCAAATCTATCGGAACAAAGTTCCAATACCGAAATTACGGCTTTCCCCAACACAGAAGTTAAGATTGAGCACGATACAGGTCGCATTATAGTGAGATCCGACTCACTAAATCCAGATCTCGAAGCGACTAAAGAAAACGAAGTTGTCTTGGATAAGATTCTGAAGAAAACCGACGACGAAGAAACGACCATTATTTTGGCTGGTCCAAGTCGAAAGAAGCAAGTAAGTGCCAAGAAGACCAAGGAAGACAAGGCACGAGCAAAACAGGAGGCTGCCAAACAGGAAGTTGCTCCTGTGAGTACTGAACCCAAAAATCCATCCCAAGTTAAGAGAGGCCAAAAGGGAAAACTCAAGAAAATGAAGCAAAAATACAAAGATCAGGATGATGAGGAGCGGGAAATTCGCATGATGATTCTCAAGTCATCGGGTAAAGAAAAGCCACTGGCCAACGCCGATAAGGCTGTGGAGAAAAGTGAGTCAACTAAGGAGTACGTGAAGTCAGAGAAAAGTGCAGCACCCAAAAACCCAGTGGAACTGGACGATGGGGATGAAGTGCCCGTCGGCGGAGATGTGGATGTACTCAACAGTCTGACTGGACAGCCGCACGAAGGAGATGAGCTGCTCTTTGCGATACCAGTTGTGGCTCCCTATCAGGCTTTGCAAAACTACAA GTTTAAAGTAAAGCTCACCCCAGGAACGGGAAAAAGAGGAAAGGCGGCGAAACTAGCACTCAATATCTTCGCAAAGGAAAAAGGCTGCAGTGCTCGGGAGAAGGACTTGCTGAAGAGTATAAAGGAAGAGTCGCTGGCCAGGAATATACCAGGAAAGGTCAAGCTCTCGGCCCCACAACTTCAGAAGTATCACAAATAA
- the LOC120452078 gene encoding ribosome-binding protein 1, producing MDNSGNNRYELLFMDDDDSSAAPAQPQIPAVVAAPKKPEPAKAPKGKSEKENKPVASARKANVPAAKNASPVKGGKGPAGGDVGRPRNAAINGANNQSRFNNHNNNQRYGNKESTGEFGNELPQRQFNNRDNRGPPRARTGEKFGKREFDRQSGSDKTGVKSIDKREGGGAHNWGSPKQDIEDLKTVGETSPQAEKEDSANEQSADPAVAPEEDESKQMTLDEWKALRDQRAKPNYNLRKAGEGAVDNAEWKKMVVLSKKKESNSEDELEYDPSLYPQRVGRLQRIVDIQFNFNDGRKGGFRKGPRPGAGPRGEGFRGEGGFRNDGPRGEGGFRNDGPRGEGGYRNDGPRGEGPRSEGPRGEGYRNEGPRGEGYRNDGPRGEGFRGPRFNNGPSNGYENRQENNNRFGEKRRSAQKPLKVDDEAQFPTLC from the exons ATGGACAATTCTGGAAATAACCGCTACGAGCTGTTGTTCATGGACGACGATGACTCCTCCGCCGCGCCCGCCCAGCCACAGATTCCCGCCGTAGTCGCGGCGCCTAAGAAGCCGGAACCGGCGAAGGCGCCGAAGGGCAAGTCCGAGAAGGAGAACAAGCCGGTAGCGTCAGCTCGCAAAGCCAACGTTCCGGCGGCCAAGAACGCAAGTCCAGTGAAGGGTGGCAAGGGTCCCGCTGGCGGGGATGTGGGCCGTCCCAGGAACGCAGCCATAAACGGAGCCAACAACCAGAGCAGGTTCAACAACCATAACAACAACCAGCGCTACGGAAACAAGGAATCGACCGGAGAATTTGGAAACGAGCTGCCGCAGCGCCAGTTCAACAATCGTGATAACAGGGGACCACCACGCGCCCGCACCGGCGAGAAATTCGGAAAGCGCGAGTTCGATCGCCAGTCTGGATCCGATAAAACCG GCGTCAAGTCAATTGACAAACGCGAAGGCGGTGGTGCCCACAACTGGGGTTCCCCGAAGCAGGACATTGAGGACTTAAAGACGGTCGGGGAGACTTCACCGCAGGCGGAAAAAGAGGACTCGGCCAACGAACAGTCGGCTGATCCCGCGGTCGCCCCCGAGGAGGATGAGTCCAAGCAGATGACCCTCGATGAGTGGAAGGCTCTGCGAGACCAGCGTGCCAAGCCCAACTACAACTTGCGCAAAGCGGGAGAAGGTGCCGTCGACAATGCGGAGTGGAAGAAGATGGTGGTGCTGAGCAAGAAGAAGGAGAGCAACAGCGAGGACGAGTTGGAGTACGATCCATCGCTGTATCCCCAGCGCGTGGGCCGCCTTCAGCGCATCGTGGACATCCAGTTCAACTTCAATGATGGCCGCAAGGGTGGTTTCCGCAAGGGACCGCGTCCCGGAGCCGGTCCTCGTGGAGAGGGATTCCGCGGCGAGGGTGGCTTCCGCAATGACGGACCTCGTGGAGAGGGTGGCTTCCGCAATGACGGACCTCGTGGAGAGGGTGGCTATCGCAACGACGGACCTCGCGGTGAGGGTCCTCGCAGTGAGGGACCCCGCGGAGAAGGCTATCGCAACGAGGGACCTCGTGGTGAAGGATACCGCAATGATGGACCACGTGGAGAGGGATTCCGTGGTCCGCGCTTTAACAACGGACCCAGCAACGGCTATGAAAACAGAcaggaaaacaacaacagattCGGAGAGAAACGCCGCTCCGCCCAGAAGCCACTGAAGGTTGACGATGAAGCTCAATTCCCTACTCTGTGCTAG